A segment of the Deltaproteobacteria bacterium genome:
GTCCGGGCAGTGGGACTCACAGAGCCGGCAGACCCGGCAGTTCTCCAGTTTCACCGGCCGGGGCATGAGATAGTCGAGAGCGCTCCTTTCCTGTCCCGGCTCAAACACCTCGTACTTGCAAATGTACTTGCAGAGCATGCAGCCCTTGCAGTACCTGCGGTCGATTTCAATTCGTTCTGCGCCTTTCAACGCTCTCCTCCTTTGGACTGGGCCTCTTTCACTTTCTGATTCATCCGCTGGACTTCTTCCATGAATTCCGGCTTCTCAATTTGCAGGAAGTCCCCCACGGGAATCTTCCCCTGCGCCTCGACCTCTCCTATTTTGGAAGGGTCTTCGACCGGCACGCAGTGGTCCTTGATCCACTGCAGGTTGAAGTGGGGGGCGCCGGAACCCAGGATGTACCTCCCGGTCTGCACCGGGCACTGGGAGATGACCTCCACAAAGGAAAAGCCTTTGTGGTTCATTGCTTTCTTAAAAGTTCGACTGAGCGCCTTGGGGTGGGCCGTGGACCAGCGGCTGACCATGGTGGCCCCGGCCGCGATGGCCACCTTGCAACCGTCCAGCGGTTTCTCAAGGTTGCCATAAGGGGTGGTTTGCGTCCTGGACCCCACTGGCGTGCTGGGAGCGACCTGCCCCCCGGTCATGGCATAGATTTGATTGTTGACCATGACGACGGTGATGTCGATGTTCCGGCGGGCGGCGTGGAGCAAGTGGTTCCCCCCGATGGCCAGACCGTCCCCGTCTCCCGTGAAGACGACGACCTTACGGGAAGGCCGAGTGGCCTTCAGCCCGATGGCTGCGGGGATGGCGCGGCCGTGAAGAACCTTGAGGACATCGGCGTGGATGTAAACGGGGATCCAGGCGCTGCAGCCGATGCCGGCCGCCAGGGCCAGATCGTTGATGATTCCCAAATCATCCACGGCTTCCAGGAAGGCCTGGACAATCATTCCGTCGCCGCAGCCTGGACAAAAGAGGAAAGGAAGAAAATTCTTCCTGAGGTATTTTTCGCCGAGTGGGTTCATCGTTTCTCCTCCAGGAACCGCAGGAACTCCTGCGGCTGCGGGTAAATGCCCCCGATTTTAGAGAACAACTCAATCGGGATGTCCGGCCGCCGGATGACTCTCCGAACCTCATTGACGAGCATTCCGAGGTTCATCTCCGCCACGACCATGCGCTTGGCTCCCGTAAGTTTACTCCGGAGAAGATCGTCGGGGAACGGCCATATGGTTTTCACTTCAACCGACCGGAGCGCGAGGCCTTTTTCCCGGGCCATATCGACGGCGCTCCGCGCCGACCGGCACACGGAGCCAAAGGAAACAAAGGCGGTCTCCGCCTTCTCGTCTCCATAGGTGCGGACATCGGCGAATTCGGCAATGTGGGCGTCCACTTTGCGGGTGATGCGGTGGATGAACACCTCGGCTTCCTTGGCATTTCCCCGGTTACCGGAGAGGCTCTTGGCCTGGGAGATCACGGGGATTTTATAGCCCGTGTTGAAGGCCGGCATAGGCGGTACGTCATCCTCTCCCGCCTGGAAGGGGATAAACTCTTCCATGGGGACCGTGGGCTTCT
Coding sequences within it:
- a CDS encoding 4Fe-4S dicluster domain-containing protein; this translates as MKGAERIEIDRRYCKGCMLCKYICKYEVFEPGQERSALDYLMPRPVKLENCRVCRLCESHCPDMALFVVARKKGGEKE
- a CDS encoding thiamine pyrophosphate-dependent enzyme: MNPLGEKYLRKNFLPFLFCPGCGDGMIVQAFLEAVDDLGIINDLALAAGIGCSAWIPVYIHADVLKVLHGRAIPAAIGLKATRPSRKVVVFTGDGDGLAIGGNHLLHAARRNIDITVVMVNNQIYAMTGGQVAPSTPVGSRTQTTPYGNLEKPLDGCKVAIAAGATMVSRWSTAHPKALSRTFKKAMNHKGFSFVEVISQCPVQTGRYILGSGAPHFNLQWIKDHCVPVEDPSKIGEVEAQGKIPVGDFLQIEKPEFMEEVQRMNQKVKEAQSKGGER